One genomic segment of Mangifera indica cultivar Alphonso chromosome 6, CATAS_Mindica_2.1, whole genome shotgun sequence includes these proteins:
- the LOC123219571 gene encoding glucan endo-1,3-beta-glucosidase 5, whose protein sequence is MSHPPRTKAPQISDILAVVLLLLLVSVTESAIGVNWGIVSSHRLKPSTVVDLLKDNKIQKVKLFDTDPDVLKALMGSGIEVMVGIPNEMLAPLSSSTAASDLWVRQNVSGYVVKGGVDIRYVAVGNEPFLSSYSGQFQSYVLPALLNLQQSLGRANLAGYVKLVVPCNADAYESSLPSQGAFRPELTQIMTQLVQFLNSNGSPFVVNIYPFLSLYGSSDFPQDYAFFEGTSHAVTDGPNVYYNAFDGNFDTLVASLSKIGYGQMPIVIGEVGWPTDGASSASLTAARTFNQGLINHVLSNKGTPLRPGAPPMDIYLFSLLDEGAKSVLPGNFERHWGIFSFDGQAKYPLNLGLGNKILKNARNVQYLPSRWCVASPSHDLSDVANHVKLACSVADCTTLDYGGSCNGIGAKGNISYAFNSYYQLQMQNERSCDFDGLGMITFLDPSVGECRFLVGVTGSSSSGFALYERWILVNVLIVWFFMV, encoded by the exons ATGTCACACCCACCAAGAACCAAAGCACCTCAAATCTCTGATATTTTAGCGgtggtattattattattgttagtaTCAGTGACAGAATCAGCAATAGGAGTGAACTGGGGGATTGTGTCTTCCCACAGGCTGAAGCCATCCACAGTAGTGGATCTATTGAAGGATAACAAGATACAAAAAGTGAAGCTTTTTGATACTGACCCTGATGTGTTAAAGGCTTTAATGGGGAGTGGGATTGAGGTGATGGTTGGCATCCCAAATGAGATGTTGGCTCCTCTAAGCTCTTCTACTGCTGCTTCTGATTTATGGGTTCGCCAGAATGTCTCCGGATATGTTGTTAAAGGCGGTGTTGATATTAG GTATGTTGCTGTGGGAAATGAGCCTTTCCTCTCAAGTTACTCAGGTCAATTTCAGTCGTATGTTCTACCTGCTCTGCTTAATCTACAACAGTCCTTGGGTAGGGCAAATCTTGCTGGCTATGTGAAGTTGGTGGTCCCTTGTAATGCTGATGCCTACGAGTCCTCTCTGCCTTCTCAAGGGGCATTTCGTCCTGAACTGACACAAATTATGACTCAACTTGTTCAATTCCTCAATTCAAATGGTTCTCCATTTGTAGTCAATATCTACCCATTTTTGAGCCTCTATGGGAGCTCAGATTTTCCCCAAGACTATGCGTTTTTTGAGGGCACTAGCCATGCTGTTACTGATGGACCCAATGTTTACTATAACGCATTTGATGGAAATTTTGACACTTTGGTTGCATCACTGAGCAAAATTGGATATGGTCAAATGCCTATAGTTATTGGGGAGGTAGGTTGGCCAACAGATGGAGCTTCCAGTGCAAGTCTCACTGCTGCAAGGACCTTCAACCAAGGCCTTATCAATCATGTCCTAAGTAACAAAGGAACCCCTCTTAGGCCAGGTGCCCCTCCCATGgatatttatctttttagttTACTTGATGAAGGTGCCAAGAGTGTACTCCCGGGAAACTTTGAGAGACATTGGGGTATTTTCTCCTTTGATGGCCAGGCTAAGTATCCACTGAACCTGGGTTTGGGCAATAAAATATTGAAGAATGCAAGAAATGTCCAGTACCTACCTTCTAGGTGGTGTGTGGCAAGCCCCTCTCATGATCTATCTGATGTGGCAAACCACGTGAAACTTGCTTGTAGTGTAGCTGACTGCACCACACTTGACTATGGCGGATCATGTAATGGAATTGGGGCTAAGGGGaatatatcatatgcatttaaCAGTTACTATCAGCTACAAATGCAGAATGAACGAAGCTGTGATTTTGATGGTCTTGGTATGATCACTTTCCTGGACCCTTCAGTAGGTGAATGTCGGTTTCTTGTTGGTGTAACTGGTTCTAGTTCATCAGGATTTGCACTGTATGAGAGGTGGATCCTTGTTAATGTTTTGATAGTGTGGTTCTTTATGGTTTGA
- the LOC123218825 gene encoding uncharacterized protein LOC123218825, producing the protein MTTNIAESFNALARQARKLLVMMLLEFLHSTLQKWFYTRCNMAGACTHSLTPWAEEKVAGHIRKSANKIVKLITIDRYEVNGPSKPVAIVDLATKECTSRKFQLSQIPCTHVAAIVRFQNLSHYYPWVNKYYSTEYWQAVYRESVEPLGDPSEIRRNTYSPPTLDGILTFWSTLKTQ; encoded by the exons ATGACTACAAATATTGCTGAATCGTTTAATGCTTTGGCACGACAAGCACGAAAGTTGCTAGTAATGATGCTCCTTGAATTTTTGCACTCAACTTTAcagaaatggttttatactcgcTGCAATATGGCAG GTGCTTGTACTCATTCCCTAACTCCATGGGCTGAAGAGAAGGTGGCCGGTCATATCCGAAAATCTGCCAATAAGATTGTGAAGCTAATAACTATTGATCGATATGAAGTAAATGGTCCGAGTAAACCTGTTGCTATAGTTGATCTTGCTACAAAGGAGTGTACCTCCAggaaatttcaactatcacaaataCCATGTACACACGTTGCAGCAATTGTCAGATTTCAAAACCTCTCGCACTATTATCCATGGGTGAATAAGTATTACTCAACTGAATATTGGCAAGCAGTAtatagagaaagtgttgaacCATTGGGCGATCCATCAGAAATTAGAAGAAATACGTATAGTCCACCCACCTTAGATGGGATATTGACGTTCTGGTCGACCCTCAAAACACAATAA
- the LOC123218826 gene encoding RING-H2 finger protein ATL11-like, with amino-acid sequence MAIVLVVLISVFFLMGYCSAYFRQCFQRRSHRSDGEPYAVFLRGINYLSRRITRGLDASVINTFPTFLYSTVKGLKISKGSLECAVCLNEFENDETLRLIPKCSHVFHTDRIDAWLASHHTCPVCRANLVPQPGEIASSIIQVFDTDSGSGESEWSSNDREGISQVEDSRDVESQEVNFAN; translated from the coding sequence ATGGCTATTGTCTTGGTGGTGTTGATCAGTGTATTCTTTTTAATGGGATATTGCTCTGCTTACTTCCGACAGTGTTTCCAGCGGCGTTCACACCGTAGCGATGGCGAGCCTTATGCCGTCTTTCTTAGAGGAATCAACTACCTTTCCCGTAGAATTACACGTGGACTCGATGCATCCGTTATCAACACGTTTCCCACCTTTCTCTACTCCACTGTTAAAGGGCTTAAAATCAGCAAGGGCTCCTTAGAATGCGCCGTTTGCCTAAACGAATTTGAAAACGACGAAACACTGCGTTTAATACCCAAGTGTAGCCATGTGTTTCATACTGACCGTATAGATGCTTGGCTAGCTTCGCATCACACGTGTCCCGTTTGCCGCGCAAATTTGGTCCCTCAGCCCGGTGAAATTGCGTCCAGCATCATTCAAGTATTTGACACGGATAGCGGTTCGGGTGAATCGGAATGGAGTTCCAATGATCGTGAGGGAATTTCCCAGGTTGAGGATAGCAGAGACGTAGAATCTCAAGAGGTGAATTTtgctaattaa
- the LOC123218827 gene encoding LOW QUALITY PROTEIN: ATP-dependent 6-phosphofructokinase 2 (The sequence of the model RefSeq protein was modified relative to this genomic sequence to represent the inferred CDS: inserted 1 base in 1 codon) — translation MEKENVFEATNLTTDQQPSNLSFSSVNLQKITHLADYLSDLHTYTNPLDQNSFFHPLDGFYITHTDVILRQIVHDLSGKFSSPSPPLAYLRAGPRKQIFYDPKTTRAAIVTCGGLCPGXNTVIRELVVGLWELYGVRQIYGIQAGYRGFYSREPVELNPKMVHGWHKRGGTVLETSRGGFDLNKIVDAIQHHGFNQAYIIGGDGTIRGAVKIFNEIQQRKLHVGVVGIPKTVHNDVGIIDRSFGFQTAVEMAQQAISAAYVEAESAVNGIGLVKLMGRSTGHIALHATLSSRDVDCCLIPETEFYLEGKGKLFEFLDSRLKENGHAVVVIAEGAGQDIIPRTEAQKEERDESGNLVFLDVGSWMKSELKKWWDRDHPGELFTVKYIDPTYMIRAVPANATGSMYCTLLAHSAIHGVMAGYTGFVCGPINGNYAYIPLEEVAQAEHEVNTRDHKWAWVRSVTNQPDFGKS, via the exons atggaaaaagagAATGTTTTCG AAGCCACCAATCTCACCACTGACCAACAGCCCAGTAACTTATCATTCTCTTCTGTAAACCTTCAAAAGATCACTCACCTTGCTGACTACCTTTCTGACCTCCACACTTACACAAACCCACTTGATCAAAATAGTTTCTTTCACCCTTTAGATGGTTTCTACATAACACATACAGACGTCATTCTACGTCAGATAGTTCATGACCTCTCTGGGAAAttctcttctccttctcctCCCTTGGCTTATCTCAGAGCTGGTCCACGTAAGCAAATCTTCTATGACCCCAAAACTACCCGGGCTGCCATTGTTACATGTGGTGGACTTTGTCCTG TGAACACTGTGATTAGGGAACTAGTGGTGGGGTTGTGGGAGCTTTATGGTGTGAGACAAATTTATGGGATTCAGGCTGGGTATAGAGGGTTTTATTCCAGAGAGCCTGTTGAGTTGAATCCTAAGATGGTGCATGGATGGCACAAGAGAGGTGGCACTGTGCTGGAGACTTCTAGGGGTGGTTTTGATCTCAATAAGATTGTTGATGCTATACAACATCATGGATTCAATCAG GCATACATCATAGGCGGAGATGGCACAATTCGTGGAGCtgtgaaaattttcaatgaaatCCAACAACGGAAATTGCATGTTGGAGTTGTTGGAATTCCAAAAACGGTTCACAACGATGTAGGAATCATTGATCGATCATTTGGGTTTCAGACAGCAGTAGAAATGGCTCAGCAAGCAATCAGTGCTGCTTACGTGGAAGCAGAGAGTGCAGTTAATGGAATTGGCCTGGTCAAGTTAATGGGCCGAAGCACAGGGCACATAGCCCTCCATGCAACATTGAGCAGCCGTGATGTGGATTGCTGTCTAATTCCTGAAACTGAATTTTACTTGGAAGGGAAAGGAAAGCTGTTTGAATTTCTTGACAGTCGGCTGAAAGAGAATGGGCATGCTGTAGTGGTTATCGCAGAAGGAGCTGGGCAGGATATTATACCGAGAACTGAAGCTCAGAAAGAAGAGAGGGATGAATCTGGAAACTTGGTTTTCTTAGATGTTGGTAGCTGGATGAAGTCAGAGCTAAAGAAGTGGTGGGACAGAGACCACCCTGGTGAGTTGTTTACAGTGAAGTACATAGATCCTACATATATGATACGTGCAGTTCCTGCAAATGCTACGGGTAGCATGTATTGCACACTACTAGCACACTCGGCAATTCATGGTGTTATGGCAGGTTATACTGGATTTGTGTGTGGTCCCATTAATggaaattatgcatatattccATTGGAAGAGGTGGCACAGGCTGAGCATGAAGTTAATACAAGGGACCATAAATGGGCATGGGTGAGATCTGTGACCAATCAGCCTGATTTTGGGAAGagctaa
- the LOC123219536 gene encoding heavy metal-associated isoprenylated plant protein 47 isoform X2 produces the protein MKIVMKVQMNCQKCRTEALKVVAKAEGVNFVGLEGAEKDKVVVIGDGVDAVKLAASLRKKVGQTELMSVAEIKS, from the exons ATGAAG ATTGTGATGAAGGTACAGATGAATTGCCAGAAATGTCGCACTGAAGCACTCAAGGTCGTTGCAAAGGCAGAAG GTGTTAACTTCGTGGGATTAGAAGGAGCTGAGAAAGATAAAGTGGTGGTGATTGGAGATGGAGTTGATGCTGTCAAATTGGCTGCCAGCTTGAGGAAGAAGGTTGGGCAGACGGAACTCATGAGCGTTGCAGAAATCAAGTCTTAA
- the LOC123219536 gene encoding disease resistance protein Pik-1 isoform X1, giving the protein MKQKIVMKVQMNCQKCRTEALKVVAKAEGVNFVGLEGAEKDKVVVIGDGVDAVKLAASLRKKVGQTELMSVAEIKS; this is encoded by the exons ATGAAG CAAAAGATTGTGATGAAGGTACAGATGAATTGCCAGAAATGTCGCACTGAAGCACTCAAGGTCGTTGCAAAGGCAGAAG GTGTTAACTTCGTGGGATTAGAAGGAGCTGAGAAAGATAAAGTGGTGGTGATTGGAGATGGAGTTGATGCTGTCAAATTGGCTGCCAGCTTGAGGAAGAAGGTTGGGCAGACGGAACTCATGAGCGTTGCAGAAATCAAGTCTTAA